TCATTTATAGATAAgaataattctaatttaaattggTTGAGTGATCCTTTAACTAAGGGTTGTAATTTAAATTCAAGTAGTCTAATTTGACTAACAACTTGGCCAAATTCTTAAGAAAATATTTCATAAACTTCAGTCTCCAATTCTTTTATCCTAGCAGCTATCTCTGCTTTATCAACCTCCAATTCTTTTGACtaataatgattttttttaatagaaggaagaggtaaaTGCGGCAGTGTTTCTttttttatcccacttctggtgagatcttTTCTTATGAACAtaattttttccttttataatttttcttgttactAAGACCTTACCATTTACCTCTTTTAGGGTAATGATTTGCCGCATTTGATTCAGGAATAGAGCTGCACCAGTTAAGCgtgcttcatgattttttaaaagcaactcattgttgcgttcagcaacaagaaggcaagaaattaactcaaaatattttttaaatcatttttctcgatactgctgctgcaggagcacatttgaggcatggaaggtcgagaaagttttctctaacatatcaTTATCAGTTATCTTTTCCCCACATAATTTCGTTCGTGAGCTGATTCGAAATATTGctgaattatattcatttatggatttaaaattCTGTAGATGCAAGTGCATCTATTCATATCGGGTTTGAGAAAGTATCACTATTTTTTGATGATTATAACTTttttcaaggtctttccacagatctgcagaatcttttaatgtgaaatattcatttttcaatccttcgtcaagatAACGACGAAAGAAGATcatggctttggctttatccttctaagatgtattattttcagccttaatggtatctccaagatccattgaatcaagatggatttcagcataTAGTATCCATAATAAGTAGCTATTTCTAAATATATCAAGAGTattaaattcaagatgagagtttcgacataacaaaaatttattacctgaatctttctaaaattttatcAGAGTCTTGTACTGATAACGTGtcgtaaaataaataaataagaaagatataataaatataaaataaagacatATAATTAGATAATTCTAGTATTAATATTTACCACAATTACTATCTAAATATAATAGAGATTATTCATATATGtatttactaatattatatgttataatgtacatatatataaaaagagagagaaatatTCAATATATTTATAACGTAAAGAGaaagaattattttattgttgtgtgtATATTTCTTCAAGATAAATTTCTATTTATACATGTACAAAGTcttttttatcctcttttattaaatttaagtttttttcATAATATGATATTTTACTATAAAAAAGTTAAACCATCCAAGTCATAAGTACTCATCCATATTATCATCTTTATCACAAGTATTTGTTTGTTATGTGGTGCCACCCGTCAGTTGATCTGACGTGTTTTAATCTTTGGGGGAAAAATCTTGAGTTTTGTGCTGTGTGGTCGCTTTCTCTTAGTTTTTTATACGGTAAAAGAGTCTTCGGATGTAATTTGAATTAATTGTATCTTTTTCATATGGTGGATTATATGATAAAGATGTAAGTttacaaatttttcttttaataggATGAGAGAGATGAATAAAGATAGGACCCatattttgaataataataaaataataaaaaatatctataaaaagaatttaaattcTCTCTCTATACTACTTCAATCTTTACACTAGAGTGCCCCTTTTCATATtggaaattttttaaatgaataaaaatgaaaataaaattatctgTGAATTTTTAAGAGGCAAAGAGAAGATCTACaaagaaaaccaagaaaaaaatattgaattcaTCCTCCCATTCAAAATCAACAAGAACCCCATATACTTGGAGACTTGGTCCCCCAAGCTGCTTTCTCATAAgttatttaacaaaataaaatgttCATTCAACACATCATTTTAATCAcagtaaaaattaataacaaccTTCTCTTCTAAATTCTAATACATTCAAACATCATCTTTATCAGGTCAAGACCACTCCAGTTTCTTCTCCACCCATAGCCCCCATAGGTAACATTTATCTAGCCATCACAAACCTCCCCCACTATCAGTCCATCAACCAAGTACCAAGATATTAATCAATTTCAAATGTACTGAACGTGCCTGTTATTGGGAGATTCCAGTCCagtaaatattgattttaaacAAAAGACAATCACAATATCGAAAAGAGGATTGGTTTGTCACAAATATTATCGGAAAACGAGCAAGAACAACCAATGCCCTTCTCATACCAATCCCATCAAAACCAGCAGAAGCAGGAGAACCATAAAGCCTCCCTCCCTCCCAGAGTGAACAACAAATGATATCCGAGATCATGCACCATGCAACTCCATATTAGAAACCTCTTAATTAGAAATTATACACTCAAAAGATGTAGCAAGCAGAAAGCAAGCAGCAGCAGCAACACAACTCTATAAAAGACATACAATATCACATTGATTATCCAATAATAAACAAACCATCTTCCTTGTAAGTACAGCACTGTCAAAGGACAAGGGTATTTACATATACCAGCTTCACACTGTATTAGTGAGAAGCATAGTAGTTATTTTCATTTGGAGTTGCTCAAATATCAACATTTTAGTTATTTCCTTGTCGCAGCACCCTCAAGATAGACAGGAACAGGTTCAATATAGATCTTGCAAACATCCTAGATATATTAATATGCACTTATCTTGAAATTTGGAAAACTAGATACGAAAGTACTGCTTTATCATATGATGAATTAAGAACTCGAACCTGCATCATGCCGACCAGGATCAGAGTGAAGAGGCAGGTGAACAAAAATGGACCAAGGTAActgaaaattaaaatgcaatgattTATGAATTCTTAAAGAGAAGATATCGAAAGAAAATCACAAAAGAATATTGAATTCTCCTTCGAACCAACAAGAACCCTATACTTGGAGATGATTTCCTAACCGTAAATTATTTTAACTACTAACTAATTAAATATActttaattttgaattaaatttttttaacaaaataaaatgttaATTCATTCAACACTACATTTTAATCACGGTAAAAATTAGTAACAACCTTCTCTTCTAATACATTCAAACAAACATCATCTTAATCAGGTCAAGACCACTCCAGTTTCTTCTCCACTCCTAGCACCATAGGTAACTGATATATCTAGCCATCACAACCTCCCCCTTATCAATCCATCAACCAAGATATTTAGTCAATTTCAAATCGACTCAACGTGCCTGTTATTGGGACATTCCAATCCAATAATACTGATTTTAAACAAAAGACAAATACAATAGCGAAAAGAGGATTGATTTATCACAAAGATGACTGGAAATCGAGCAAGAACAACCAATGCTCTTCTGATACCAATCCCATCAAAACCAGCATAAGCAGGCGAATCAGAAAGCCTTCCATCCTCCCTGAGTGAACAACAAATGATATCCGAGATCATGCAGCATATAACTCCGTATTAGAAAGCTCTTAATTGGAAATAATACACTCAAAAGTCAAAAGATGTAGCAACCAAAAAGCAAGTAGCAGCAGCAACACAATTCTATAAAAGACACATAATAATATCACATTGATTATCCAATAGTAAACAAACCATCTTCCTTGTCAACACATTACTGTCAAAGGACAAGGGTATTTTCATATACCAGCTTCTTACTGTATTACTGAGAAGTAAAAGTAGTTATTTTCATTGAATTTACTCAAATATCAAATTTACAGGAGTAtgaaaaattagttatttcctTGTCTCAGCACCCTCAAGATGGCCAGGAACAGGTTCAGTATATCAAGATAAAGAGTGACCGAGGCTCCAATGTACTCATCATAGGTAAATCGCTTGATCAGATTTTCAGTGTCATAGACAACAAAACCAGAGAAAATAATGGCACCAACTCCACCATAGATAGCATTTGCTGTTGAGCCTAGGGGGAAGAACATCTGCATGAAAAAATAGCAAGTCTTAAACAAGATAGATCTTGCAATCGTCCTAGATATATTAATGTGCACTTATCTTGAAATTTGGAAAACTAGATAAGAAAGTAGTGCTTTATCATATGATGAATTAAGAATTCGAACCTGCATCATGCCGACCAGGAACAGAGTGAAGAGGCAGGTGAACAAAAATGGACCAAGGTAACTGAAATCCTTGCCCTTCTTGGATGCCCAGAAGGCATAGCCAGTTAGAGAGGAAACCACTGCTGAGGTCAAAATCAAAGCTTCAAGGACAATTTTTCCTGCAAGCATTCAGTCaaagatataattttatcaGTATAAACAAAGCATAAAAAAGTATCCTGCAGCACATGTCAACAAACAAACCCTTACTACTCAACACAAATATGAAACCAAGGGAAAAAAAAAGGCATAGAAACATGTTATTCTACATGAATGGAGGAGAATGATACGAACCATCTGTGTTGGCACAAGTAACTCCAACAGTTAGACTTATTGAAGCGGTGAAAAGCCCAAGCAAGACGTAGTTGTGGGGATGCTTCTGCTGGTACTTGAGTAGAGGGAACAAGACTGCAACAAAATTCCCAATTGATTTGCAACAACAGATCAGCAAAATAATCCAAGCAAGAGAACAGAAACATAGGTAAAGAACAAGGTCCTACAAATTGCAATAACAGATCCCTTTCATGTTTATCACAACAGCTTAGATCAGCATATCTATTTTCTAATTTGTTTTCCCGCAGCTTCTAATAATGAACAGAATAGAAGATTCTAAACCCTAAAATCAGAATTGAAGTGGAAAATAGAGAGAGAAGCGTACATATGAAGGGGAGGAAGATGACGAAGAAGAGGAGGCCAGGACTGCCCCTAAGGAGAGCATTGATGGGAGTGTAGAAGACGGTGATGGAGGATACGATGGTGGTGAGCACGATCTGCGCGGAGAGGATCCCGTAGACCTTGCGGATGAATCCCCAGCGGAGCTGGTTCTCGCCGACACTGAGACCTGGGTAGAGAGTCTCCCCTGACTCGACGTCGTAATCCTCCCGCTTGCCGGTGCTCACCGCCGTGTAACCGTGCATCTCTTGCTCACCACGCATTTcggattcttcttcttcttcttcttctcttcttctttttctactcttCCACCGAATGAAAGGATCAACACAACGGAAAGTTTGTTGCAAGCGATGACCGACGTTTACTTCTATACTTCTCGATGCCTCCAACACGTTCGATTATATTATCAACATAATCGACGGTCATAACTCGTTACTATGCCTGCTCACGTCGCTATCTTTTTTGTtggtttttattgtttttttcaGTAAGCCCAACATGCAACAAaaagtttattaaaaaaagGCTAACAAACTGGAAGCTAATGCTACTACTGATGCTAGTTCGCCAATGCAATCTTATACGGTTCATTATATATTTCAtggaatttaattttgatgtattatTATTGTAAAGTAACTTTATAcgtatatttaattatgtaacgttacattaataaaaataattatcttcaTATTAATCACGTGAATGATCATTCAATATAATAAATGTAATTCAGTGATTACataattgtataaaatattttatattatc
Above is a genomic segment from Arachis stenosperma cultivar V10309 chromosome 1, arast.V10309.gnm1.PFL2, whole genome shotgun sequence containing:
- the LOC130940002 gene encoding BI1-like protein — translated: MRGEQEMHGYTAVSTGKREDYDVESGETLYPGLSVGENQLRWGFIRKVYGILSAQIVLTTIVSSITVFYTPINALLRGSPGLLFFVIFLPFIFLFPLLKYQQKHPHNYVLLGLFTASISLTVGVTCANTDGKIVLEALILTSAVVSSLTGYAFWASKKGKDFSYLGPFLFTCLFTLFLVGMMQMFFPLGSTANAIYGGVGAIIFSGFVVYDTENLIKRFTYDEYIGASVTLYLDILNLFLAILRVLRQGNN